The following nucleotide sequence is from Kiritimatiella glycovorans.
CCGCAGAACCTTCAGTACGCGGCAGCCCGAGCAGGCCGTGCTGCGCATTACGGCCGACAGCGCCTACCGGCTTTACGTCAACGGGACATGGGTTGAGGACGGCCCCGCACGCGCCTGGCCGGAACACTACCAGTACGACGAACTCGACGTGACCAACCTGCTCAGGGACGGAGAAAACAGGATCGAGGTCACGGCACGCTATTTCGGCGTCGGCACGATGCACCAGATCCCGCGGCAGGGCGGCCTGATTGCACGGATCGACCTGACCCGCCGCGGAAGGACCGAATCGATCGTCACCGACCGCGAATGGGAGGCCTCGCCCTCGTTCGGGCACGAACCGCGAACCCCCAAGGTCGGTATCCAGATGGAGCCGGTTGAAGAGTATGATGCGCGCCTGGCCGCAGTATCGGACTTCCAGCCCGCCGTGGAACAGTATGCCGCGACACGCGGTCCGTGGAAGGACCTCGTGCCGCGCAAAACCCCCGCGCTCACGCGCCGGCCGCGCAAACCGTCCTCCTTCCGGGAGGCCCTCCGCGTCCGCCGCGGCCGGCCGCGGCACTGCGTGCCCGTCGCGCAGCTCGCCAACCCCGGCGTCATCGAATCCAACCGCAACTCGGGCACCCCCGTGATCCTCGCCTCCGTGCTCGAGGTCAGACGGAAGACCCGCTACGACTTCACCTCCGACCACTGGCAGACGGTCGTGAACGGAAAACGCCTCAAGACCGGAAAGGTCACGCTCCAGCCCGGCCGACACGCCGTCGTCTTTTTCAGCCGGACGCTCTGCGAATCCGGCCATGAAAAGGAATTCCCCTTTCCGTTCCTGTATCCCGAACACGCCCGCTGGCGCGCCCCCGACCCCGACGCGCCGGAACGGACCTGGCTGCTCGCCGTGGTCGCGGACTGCCGCATCGTGGAGACCGACATGATATGGGCGGATTTCTGTCATCCGGAGGTCGAACAGGCCGAAAAACGGTGGGCGGAAAAGTCCGCTTCCATCGCGACGGCCTGCCGGAATCCCGAATCGCTTGTGCCCGCTCTCGCAGCACACCTGCGCGATGTGGAGGACGACGAAATCTTCTTCGGCGACTTCACCGCCGAATTCCAGGAACGCGATCCTCTCGGTTCCGCCGCGCGCAGCGTGGACCGCGGCGGGGCCGTGTGTCGCGGCGGACAGGGGCGGACGGTGCTCCGGCCGCCCCGCGGCGCCGACCTGGAGCTATGCTACGACATGGGCGAGGAGACCTGCGGATATTTCGAATTCACCGTCAAGGCGGACGAAGGGGTGATCCTCGATCTCCACGCGGTCGAATACATTCGCGACGACGGGGTCATCCAGCATACCCATGCCAACCGGAACGGCGTGCGCTACGTGACGAAGAAGGGCGTGAACCGCTTTATTTCGCTCAAACGCCGCGCCGGGCGCTACCTGTTCCTCACGATCCGGAACCAGCATGCCGCGGTGGAACTGCGCCGGCTGCGCGTCATCGAATCGACCGCCCCCGTCGAACCCGTCGCCGTCTTCCGGTCGGACGACCCGCAGCTCGACCGCATCCACGCGGTCGCCGAACGCACGCTCAAGCTCTGTATGGAGGACACCTTCACCGACTGCCCGCTCTATGAGCAGGTCTACTGGGTCGGCGACGGGCGCAACGAGGCGCTCTACGCCTACGCGACGTACGGGGATACGGCGGTTTCGCGCAACGGGCTGGAGCTCGGCGCGGAGTCGCTGGAACGTTTCCCGATCACCGGCTGCCAGATCCCCTCCTCGTGGACGGTGCTGCTTCCGGCATGGAGCTTCCTGTGGGGCATGCAGGTGTGGGAGTATTACGCCTATACGGGAGATCGCAGGTTCCTGAAACGCCTCTGGCCCGCCGTCCTTGAGAACCTCGAGGGCGCCCACGGGTACCTCGATGAACACGGACTGTTCAGCGCCGCCCACTGGAACCTGCTGGAGTGGGCGCCGATCGATGACGGCCACCGCACGGTGCTGCACAACAGCATGCTGATGGTCGGGGCGTACGACGCGGCCATCCGCTGCGCCGGGGCGTTGAACGACGACCGGGCGCGTCGCCGGCTGAAGCGGCGCCGCAACGCGCTGGCGCGCGCCGTCAACGCCTGGTGGGATGAAACCCGGAACAGCTATCCCGACAGCGTGCATGAAGACGGCACCCCGAGCCCGAAGATCTCCCAACATACCTCCATGCTCGCGATCATGTGCGACGTCATCCCGGACGAACACCGCGAACAGGCGCTCGAGAACCTGCTCCATCCGCCACGGGGCATGACGCGGATCGGTTCGCCCTTCGCACTCCAGTTCTACTACGAGGCGCTTGAAAAATGCGGCCGCTACGAGGCCATCCTCAAAGGCATCCGCGAGCAGTTCGGGCCGATGATTGAACAGGGCGCCACCACGCTGTGGGAGACGTTCGCCAACAGCACCTGCTCTCCCGAAGGATTTCCCACCAGGAGCCACTGCCACGCCTGGTCAGCCAGCCCGCTGTACTTCCTGAACCGGATCGCCCTCGGCATCCGCCCGGAAGGCGTCGGCAGCCGCGCGTTCACCGTCAGTCCCTGGATCGGCGGCCTCGAAAAGGCGCAGGGCGCGACGGCCACCCCGCACGGACCCGTCAGGGTGTCGTGGAAGCGGCGTGGAGAAACCCTGCGCATCCGGATCGATGCCCCGGAAAACATCGATATCCGATTCGTGCCGAATCAGTCGATGGACGGGCTGGAGGTCGAGATCGACCGGTAAAAAGCTGCGTCCAATTTACACCTCACCGTAAAGCAGTCGTGACTTTTTTTACGGTACGGGTTCAGTCCCGCAGCGGGTCGAAGTCGGCGCCCGCGCTTTCGGGTTCTTCGGGAACGGAGTCCAGGTAGCCGGGAATACGAATGCGGCCTTTGAAGCAGGGGGGGTCCTGCACGATCAGGCCGGCATCGGGGTCGTCGGCCAGCTCGACCGGTTCCTTCGCGATCCAGCCGTCGTCGCCGACGATCTTCTCCCCGCCCGGGAGCGCGCGCAGGTGACGCTGCAGGCGCGCCCGCGCATCGAGCACGATGTCGGCGCAGACGATATTATATGCGCGGTTCCGCGTCTCCCGCGGGTCCCGCACGCGGTCAAAGAGGAATTCCCTGTCGTCCGGCGCCGAATAGATGTATTTCCAGCGCTCGCTGACCGCCATGTAAATCCCGGCCCGGGCGTCCTGATACTGTCCGAACACCCATTCGCGGTCGCCGGCCCCGGACGCGATCTCCGCCAGGTCCACCCCGTCCATGGCCTCCGCATCCGAGCCCGCCGCGGCGAGAAACGTCGGCATCAGGTCGATCAGCGATACCGGCCGCCGACAGACCGCGCCCGTGTCGAAACGCGCCGGGTAGCGGCATAGCATCGGCACCCGCGCCGCCGGGTCGAGGAAGCTCCGCTTCCCGAAGCAGTTGTAATCGCCGAGAAACTCGCCGTGGTCGGACGTGAAAACGATCAGCGTGTCGTCCAGCTCGCCTTTCCGTTCGAGCACCTCGAGCGTGCGGCCCACCTGCGCGTCGATAAACGAAATCGAGGCCCAGTAATAGGCCTTGATCAGCCGCACCAGCGCGGTGTCGCGCCCGGTATCACGGCCCTTGTACCGATTTTGAATGCGGTTGGTGTACGTGGTGAGCTTCTCCATGTCCGGAGGGAGATTGGGCAGCGGCATGTCCGGTCCGCGGTGAATCTTGTGCCAGGGGGTCGGCGGCGAGAACGGCGGGTGAGGGTGAATATAACTGCTGAACAGGAAAAACGGCCGATCCTTACCCGCGTTCTCCTCGAGCCATTTCACCGTCCGGTCGCCGACCCACTGCGTCGGATGGTGCTGCGGCGGCACCGGCGAAAGCTGCGGCACGTAATACGCCGCCCCGCGAACACCATACGGCTCAATCGCATACTCGCAGCCCTGTTTCCTGAGATAACAGAGGTAGTCGTCGCGCGACGCGTCGTCGACCAGCTCCTCCTGCGTCTCCCTCGACTCCAATCCCCGCATCGCATGAGGATCCGGGGTAAAATGCATCTTGCCGATCCCGTGCGTCCGGTAACCGGCGCCGGTCAGCGCGCTCATCATGCTGCGCCGCCCGTCCTCCGGCATGGAGAAGTTGTTTTCAAAGCACCCCGTATTTCCCGGATGCTGACCGTAAATCATGGAACAGCGGGCCGGAACACAGACGGGACAGGGCGAATAGGCCGCGTCGAAGCGCACCCCCTCCCGCGCCAGCCGATCGAGATTCGGAGTCCGCACATACGGATTTCCGCCCGCGGCGATCGTGTCCCAGCGCTGCTGGTCCGTGAATATCAGCAGGATGTTCGGCTTTCTGCTCATGAAACGCCTCCAATATAGAAATAGAAACTTAGCGAAACCCGGGACCCCCTACAAGAATTGAATGGCAAATCATTCCCCATCATTCCGGTCGGGACGCTGCTCCGGAGAGGTTCTCCCGGGCGCGGTCGATAAGCCGGTCCAGCCGGCGATCGTAAGCTGCAATCAATTCACTCTCTTCTCGCAGCTCGGCCGCGTAGTCGATCAGAAAGTCGAAGGCGGCGCGGGCCTGATCGCTTTCCTTCGTAAGTTTCAGGTAGGCTTCGATCAGCGGGAACACCTTGCTGCCCTGTTCCACCTGATCCTCGAGCATCTTCTCCAGATCTTCGCGGGCCCGCACCGGCCCGACGCGCGCGGCCGTGTGGCGCACCAGCTCAAGTCCCAGCTCGCGCGTCAGATCGTCACGGCCGTCATCGCTCACCCTGGACAGAAGCATGCGAATAAGCTCCCGGGCACGCTCGTGTCCGCCCGTCTCCCGGAGCACGCCCGCGCGGGCGCGCACCGCTTCGACATAGGTATCCGTGTACTTCCGGAACGCCTCCGCCTTGGCGGCCAGCGTCTCCTGCAGCTCGTCGAGGTCGCCGCGTTCACGCAGGATCTCGAGTTCGATGTCCCACGGGCGTTCGTAGCGGTCGACCAGTTCGCGCGCCCGGCGCGCCAGCCCCAGCGCCGCCCCGCGCTCGTCTTCGCGCACGAGCAGTTCGGCGACCTGCGAGCAGCGCCGCGCCCAGGTGAATTTGTCCGTGTGCAACTCGTGCTCGCAGGTATAGGCGATCTCGTGGTCTTTCATCCGAAGGTCGGTCTGCGGATCGACCGCGTACCCGGTGGTGTAGAACTGGTTCTCGTACCGGCCCACGTCGAGTTCCCATTCCTCGGGCCGCTTCATGTACGAAAACCACGCGTGCCCGCCGCTGCGGCCCATCGCGTTAAAATAGATCGCGGGGATTCCGTGTGCCCGTGCGGTCATCACGGCGAAAAAGGCCTGGTCGACGCAGATGCCCCCGCGCCGCCAGATGTCGTCGAGCGCGTAGCGCCCGTGAGGCCAGTCGTACTGTTCGGCCTCAAGCCGGTCATGATCATAGCTGATCTGATGGAATTTCTCGCCCCACTTGGAGGCGCGGCCCTCGACGCGGTCCCGGGCCCAGTACAGCTCTTCCAGCGGCACGGGTGTATCCACAACGAATACCAGGTCGCGTGCGCTCAGATCCGCGTAATTCTGTTCCGCCCCGCCGGAGGCATACAGGTCACGGAAATAATCGTACCGCTCCGCAACCCGCGCCTCGTACTCCGGCGGGCGCGGCCCCATCTGGTGATGGATCGGCGTGCGGTCGGTCCGGTCCCAGACCACGGCCATCGCAAAGATCAGCCGGTCAAAGCTGTCGCGCCGGTCCGGATCGTGCCTGTACAGCCGGGTGATGATCTCCCACATCCGGCCACGGTCGTCGTGTTCGCTCACGAGACCCGCGAGCGAGCGCAGCCTCGACTCCTCCGCCAGCACCCAAGCGGGCACGTCACGAGGCACCTCGTGATCTTCGAGCAGCCTGAGGAGTTCGACCGCGTCGGCAATGACCGCCGCGCGCTCCAGTTCGGTCCGCCCCGGCCGGCTGCGCTCGGCAAACGCCGAGGCCACGAACCGGCTCATCTTTTCAATCCCCGCCTCCCGGCGTTCCCTCGGAAGAAAGTCGACCACGCCCTGCCTCACCGCTTCGGACGAAGGCATCCCCGGCGAGGCGAGCGCGCCTGCAATCAGCATCAACCCGCTCAACGCGACCCGCCCCTGTACGATCTTCGTGCGCATATCCTGTTCAGACCTCCTCCGCCGTTACACCCTCGCCGCACGAAGACTTTACCCGGACGGTGGCGACCTGTCCACGCGCGGCTCCCCGCATACGACATTCCGCCGGCACGTAACGTTCGGTCATTCCGCGGAAGTCTGCGGGACGAAGGCCGGACGCGCTTTCGCCGACGGTCCGTTCCAGCAGGACGCGGACCTCCCGGCCCTCGAACTGCGCGTGATAGGCCGCCGACAGTTCAGCCCCCAGCGCCCGCAGACGAGCGGCCCGCCGCGCGGTCTCGTCCGGGGATACCCTGCGACCCATCTTCGCCGCGCGCGTCCCCGGCCGCACGGAGAAGGGGAACACGTGCATCCTCGAAAAGCCCGTCCCGCGGCAGAGTTCCATGGTCCGCGCGAAATCCGCCTCCGTCTCCCCGGGAAAACCGACGATCACGTCCGTGGTGATCGCAGGATTCTCCCGCGCCGCGCGCATCCGGGCGACCGCCGCGCGGAATTGCGCGCCGTCGTACCCCCGTCCCATCGCCGCGAGCACCGCGTCCGAACCCGACTGCAGGGGCAGGTGCACGTGCGGCATCAGCTTGCCCGTCCGCGACCAGAACTCGAGCAGCGGGTCCGTCAGTTCAGAGGGGTGGAGACTGCTCAGGCGTACGCGCGCCACGTCCTCCATCCGGGTCAGCGGATCGAGCACCTCCCGCAGGTCGTATCCTCCGTCCCGTCCGTAAAGCCCCACGCTGATGCCGGTGACGACGATCTCCCGATGACCCCTGCCCGCGAGTTCGCGCGCCTCTGCGAGGACTTCCCCGGGCGGGCGGTCGCGCGGCGTCCCGCGCAGAGACGGCACGATGCAGTACGCGCAGCCGAGATCGCATCCGTCCTGGATCTTGAGAAAAGCGCGGATCTGGCGCGGGTCGGAGGCGCGCACGGGCCCGCCGGCGACACGCCCCAGTCCGGCCCCGTCCAGCGCGGTCTCCAACCGTTCTCTCCACCCCGGACCGGCAGGGACGCGCACGGGGTCCGGTTTCAGTTCCCCCGTAAGCGCTTCGCCGGCCGCGCACCCGGAGAGCAGCAGCCTGTCCGGCTCCTCTTTCGCCAGCCTGCGAAGGGCCTGGCGCGTCTTGCGCACCGCCTCGGCGGTCACCGCGCACGAGTGCAGTACCGCGACCGCGGTGCTTTCGCCGCGACCCGCCTCCCTGAGCCCACGTGCGCTCAACGCCCCGCGGATCTCCTCCGCCTCGCACTGGTTGACCTTGCATCCGAGCACGCGCACACGAAACGGGAGGGCGCCGCCGAAGGCAGACGCGGGCGGCTGAGTTATGTCGTGGTGTGTCCGGGTCATGGACCTCGCCTTCAAATTACACCGGGGTCCGCGCCCGGCGGGAGCTAACACGATATCGACAGGGCGCGGTTTGTAAAGAACGCGCCAAGATTATACGAGCCCCCTGATTTCTGCGGAAGATCCGCTATCCTGTTTTCATCCGCACGGCGATCCGCTACTCTTCGCGCGGAGTACCGATATGCTGAATACCCTGCGCATCCGCAACCTGGCCCTGGTCGACGAGGCGGATATCGAGTTCCGCCGCGGACTCAATGTCATCACGGGAGAAACCGGCGCCGGGAAGTCGCTGTTGATCGGAGCCCTCAAGCTGCTGCTGGGCGAGCGCGCCGACCGCTCGATGATCCGCACCGGCGAGACGCGCGCCTCAGCCGAAGCCGTGTTTCAGCTCGACGACCCGTCCGCCGTGGACGCCCTCCTGGAGGACCGGGGTCTCGCCCCGTGCGAAGACGGCCGGCTGATTATACGCCGCGTCATCCGCGACTCCGGATCGGGGCAGAACACCGTAAACGACGGGGCGGTCACGCTGCAGGTCCTTAAGAGCATCGGCGATCTGCTGGTGGACATGCACGGGCCGCACGACCACCAGTCGCTGCTCCGCCCGGAGATCCAGCGCGAGGTCCTCGACGCCTTCGGGCGGCTCGACGAGCCGCTGCGCGCCTGCCGCGAGGCCTTCCGCGCATGGCGTCAGGCGAAGGATGAGCGGGAGGAACTGGAGCGGCGCGCCTCGGGCGATCCCTCGCAACGGATCGACTTTCTCTCCTACCAGCTCGAAGAGGTCGAGCAGGCGAATCTCTCGGAGGAGGACGAGGCTCGGGTCCGTGAAGAGCACACCATGCTCGCCAACGCACAGGAAGTGCTTCAGCACGCCCGGACCGCCTGCCAGGCCCTGACGGAAGGCGAGCCGTGCGCCTTCGACGCGCTGGCGGCCGCGCAACGCGAGCTCAACGCCCTTGCGCGCCTCGTTCCCGAGGCGGAGTCGTCGCGCGCGGAACTGGAGGAGATTTCCGCCCGGGTCCAGGAACTGAGCCGCGCCGTGGCCGACCGGGCCGGGGGCATGGAGGCCGGGCCGGAGCGGATGCAGTGGCTGGAGGAGCGGCTCGCCACCTACCAGTCGCTGCAGCGCAAACACCGCGCGGACGTCCCCGCCCTGCTCGAGATGGCCGGACAGTGGCGCGAGGAGCTGGCGGCGCTGGAGCGGATCGACGAGGAGCGCGCGGAGATCGACCGGCGGATCGAGGAGCGGTACTCCACCATGATGCGGCGCGGCGTCGAGCTGCACAGGCAGCGCGCCGAGGCCGCCGACCGGCTGTCGGAGTCGATCACCCGCGAACTGGCGGGTTTGGGCTTCCCACACGGTTTTTTTGACGTCGCCGTCCATGAGAGCGAGCCGGGGCCGTACGGGACGGACACGGTCGAATTCGGGTTCGCGCCGAACCCCGGCGAGGAGATGCGGCCGATGAGCGCGATCGCTTCGAGCGGCGAGATCTCACGCGTAATGCTGGCCGTCAAGACGGTGCTGGCGCGTCACGACCTGATACCGCTGCTGGTCTTCGACGAGATCGACGCCAACGTGGGCGGCGAACTGGCTCACGCGGTCGGCGACCGTCTGGCACGCGTGGCCGCGACGCACCAGGTGCTCTGCATCACCCACCTCGCCCAGGTGGCCGCCTGCGGCACGACCCATCTCGCCGTCCGCAAGACCGTCCGCGACGGACGCACTTATACGGCCGTCGCACCGCTCGACGAACAGGCGCGCGTCGACGAGATCACGCGAATGATGGGCGGAGCGGAACGCAGCGCCGCCGCGGGTCGGCACGCCGCCGAACTGCTCGAATCCGCCCGCGACGCCTCCCGCTGAGGGGGCGGCGGCACATTCCGGCACTCGACATGCACGGCGCCCTGGCCCATCATGTACGGCGATGCCGGATCGCAACAAATCCTGGTTCTGCTATCTGCCGGTGACCCCGGAGGCACAGGACTGGGGATTATATGTGCTCGACGCGGGATACACGCTGATCCCTCCCCATACGCCGTATCCGCCCCACCAGCACCCGGAGGATCACCATTTCAGGTGGGAGCTGGGACGGACCCTGGATTCCTATACGCTCGTCTACATCACCCGCGGGGGCGGGGTCTTCGACTCGGTGCGCGGCGGCGAGCAGCGCATCTCGGCGGGCGATCTCTTCATCCTGTTTCCCGGCGAATGGCACCGCTACCGCCCCGACGCCGAGACCGGATGGGACGAGCACTGGGTGGAGTTCGACGGCGAACAGGCGCGTCGTATTATGAGCCACACGGGATTTACGCCGCGCAAGCCTGTGATTCAGGTCGGGGAGGACGACGAGTTGCTGCGACTGTTTCTCGAGATCGCCGAGGCGACGGAAACCCAGCCCTACGGATTTGAACACGTGATCGCCGCAAAAACCTCGCAGATCGTCGCCTGCGCTCTCGCCGACCTGCGCCGTGGTGAATTCGCCGACCGCGAAAACGAGAAACTGATCCGCCGTGCGCGCGCCTACCTGATCGAGCACATGGACACCCCCGTCGATTACCGCGAACTCGCCTGCATGCTGGGACTCAGTTACTCCGCTTTTCGCCGCCTTTTCAAGCAGTTCACGGGGCTGCCGCCCGGCCGCTACCAGCGCGCCCTGCGCATTCGCAGGGCCGGCGATATGCTGCGCCGCACACGCCTTCCCATCGGGGAGATTGCCGAGCGGCTCGGATTCGAGTCGATCTACTACTTTTCGCGCGTTTTTAAGAAAGAGACCGGACGTGCCCCCAGCGAGTGCCGCGAGTAACGTCGCGATCGCGAGGAGAGAATGGGATTAACCATATTGGTTGAGGGGGGGAGTAAGAATCAGAATCGGGATCGGGATTCACAGAGAACATGATTCGTACTCGGAGCGCCGAAGGCGCGATCCCACTTCCCCTGTTCAAGGAATTCGAGTACGAGTACCGCTTCGCTGAGTACGAGTGCGAGTACGAGTACGGATTAGGAAGTGTCCCGTTGACTGTTGAAACTTGAAGGCGGTCTCCTGAGCGTCCATGTTGGACGCTCGGGGCAAACCAACCCGAAAGGAGACCGCCATGAGTGACAATAGCGTCCTTGAAGCCCTTGGACAAGTTGAACCGTCTGCAGCAGGAGATGTTTTCCGTGACTGGCTGCGTGGTGAAATGCGAACCCTGATCGCCGATATTCTGGCTGAAGAGGTCACAGAATTGTGTGGTCCGGCCTACAAGCCGGCAGGGGACAGAGGCTGCCGACGTGCCGGCGGAACCCGCGTAGGACTTCGAATTGACGGTATTGATGAGGAGATCCGCAAGCCGCGTGTACGTCGCCATGAGGCAGACACATCGAAGGAGGTCAGGCTTAAAAGTTACGACGCGGTCAACAGGGCCGACGACCTTCGTGACCGTATCTTGCGTGCCACAGCTGCCGGAGTCAGTTCACGTGATCAGAAAACCTTGTATCCCGATTCAGCGCCCGGACGCAGCAGGGTTTCCCGCGCCTGGATTGTCGAGGGCCGACAGCGCATACAGAAGCTCCGTGACCGCGACCTGAAGTCCGAGAGGTTCTTCTGCATGCTGCTGGACGGCATTGTACTGTCCGAGGATCTCAGCGCCATTGTGGGGCTGGGCATTACGCTGGACGGCCGCAAAGTTATGCTGGATTTTGAAATAGGCGCACAGGAATCGACAGAAGTGTGTGACGCATTGCTCGACCGCAGCCGTTCTCATTATGGCC
It contains:
- a CDS encoding MGH1-like glycoside hydrolase domain-containing protein, with translation MASPFSGAHWIWCARNDPHAYNQTVCFRRTFSTRQPEQAVLRITADSAYRLYVNGTWVEDGPARAWPEHYQYDELDVTNLLRDGENRIEVTARYFGVGTMHQIPRQGGLIARIDLTRRGRTESIVTDREWEASPSFGHEPRTPKVGIQMEPVEEYDARLAAVSDFQPAVEQYAATRGPWKDLVPRKTPALTRRPRKPSSFREALRVRRGRPRHCVPVAQLANPGVIESNRNSGTPVILASVLEVRRKTRYDFTSDHWQTVVNGKRLKTGKVTLQPGRHAVVFFSRTLCESGHEKEFPFPFLYPEHARWRAPDPDAPERTWLLAVVADCRIVETDMIWADFCHPEVEQAEKRWAEKSASIATACRNPESLVPALAAHLRDVEDDEIFFGDFTAEFQERDPLGSAARSVDRGGAVCRGGQGRTVLRPPRGADLELCYDMGEETCGYFEFTVKADEGVILDLHAVEYIRDDGVIQHTHANRNGVRYVTKKGVNRFISLKRRAGRYLFLTIRNQHAAVELRRLRVIESTAPVEPVAVFRSDDPQLDRIHAVAERTLKLCMEDTFTDCPLYEQVYWVGDGRNEALYAYATYGDTAVSRNGLELGAESLERFPITGCQIPSSWTVLLPAWSFLWGMQVWEYYAYTGDRRFLKRLWPAVLENLEGAHGYLDEHGLFSAAHWNLLEWAPIDDGHRTVLHNSMLMVGAYDAAIRCAGALNDDRARRRLKRRRNALARAVNAWWDETRNSYPDSVHEDGTPSPKISQHTSMLAIMCDVIPDEHREQALENLLHPPRGMTRIGSPFALQFYYEALEKCGRYEAILKGIREQFGPMIEQGATTLWETFANSTCSPEGFPTRSHCHAWSASPLYFLNRIALGIRPEGVGSRAFTVSPWIGGLEKAQGATATPHGPVRVSWKRRGETLRIRIDAPENIDIRFVPNQSMDGLEVEIDR
- a CDS encoding sulfatase, whose amino-acid sequence is MSRKPNILLIFTDQQRWDTIAAGGNPYVRTPNLDRLAREGVRFDAAYSPCPVCVPARCSMIYGQHPGNTGCFENNFSMPEDGRRSMMSALTGAGYRTHGIGKMHFTPDPHAMRGLESRETQEELVDDASRDDYLCYLRKQGCEYAIEPYGVRGAAYYVPQLSPVPPQHHPTQWVGDRTVKWLEENAGKDRPFFLFSSYIHPHPPFSPPTPWHKIHRGPDMPLPNLPPDMEKLTTYTNRIQNRYKGRDTGRDTALVRLIKAYYWASISFIDAQVGRTLEVLERKGELDDTLIVFTSDHGEFLGDYNCFGKRSFLDPAARVPMLCRYPARFDTGAVCRRPVSLIDLMPTFLAAAGSDAEAMDGVDLAEIASGAGDREWVFGQYQDARAGIYMAVSERWKYIYSAPDDREFLFDRVRDPRETRNRAYNIVCADIVLDARARLQRHLRALPGGEKIVGDDGWIAKEPVELADDPDAGLIVQDPPCFKGRIRIPGYLDSVPEEPESAGADFDPLRD
- a CDS encoding MiaB/RimO family radical SAM methylthiotransferase, which gives rise to MTRTHHDITQPPASAFGGALPFRVRVLGCKVNQCEAEEIRGALSARGLREAGRGESTAVAVLHSCAVTAEAVRKTRQALRRLAKEEPDRLLLSGCAAGEALTGELKPDPVRVPAGPGWRERLETALDGAGLGRVAGGPVRASDPRQIRAFLKIQDGCDLGCAYCIVPSLRGTPRDRPPGEVLAEARELAGRGHREIVVTGISVGLYGRDGGYDLREVLDPLTRMEDVARVRLSSLHPSELTDPLLEFWSRTGKLMPHVHLPLQSGSDAVLAAMGRGYDGAQFRAAVARMRAARENPAITTDVIVGFPGETEADFARTMELCRGTGFSRMHVFPFSVRPGTRAAKMGRRVSPDETARRAARLRALGAELSAAYHAQFEGREVRVLLERTVGESASGLRPADFRGMTERYVPAECRMRGAARGQVATVRVKSSCGEGVTAEEV
- the recN gene encoding DNA repair protein RecN — its product is MLNTLRIRNLALVDEADIEFRRGLNVITGETGAGKSLLIGALKLLLGERADRSMIRTGETRASAEAVFQLDDPSAVDALLEDRGLAPCEDGRLIIRRVIRDSGSGQNTVNDGAVTLQVLKSIGDLLVDMHGPHDHQSLLRPEIQREVLDAFGRLDEPLRACREAFRAWRQAKDEREELERRASGDPSQRIDFLSYQLEEVEQANLSEEDEARVREEHTMLANAQEVLQHARTACQALTEGEPCAFDALAAAQRELNALARLVPEAESSRAELEEISARVQELSRAVADRAGGMEAGPERMQWLEERLATYQSLQRKHRADVPALLEMAGQWREELAALERIDEERAEIDRRIEERYSTMMRRGVELHRQRAEAADRLSESITRELAGLGFPHGFFDVAVHESEPGPYGTDTVEFGFAPNPGEEMRPMSAIASSGEISRVMLAVKTVLARHDLIPLLVFDEIDANVGGELAHAVGDRLARVAATHQVLCITHLAQVAACGTTHLAVRKTVRDGRTYTAVAPLDEQARVDEITRMMGGAERSAAAGRHAAELLESARDASR
- a CDS encoding helix-turn-helix domain-containing protein, which produces MPDRNKSWFCYLPVTPEAQDWGLYVLDAGYTLIPPHTPYPPHQHPEDHHFRWELGRTLDSYTLVYITRGGGVFDSVRGGEQRISAGDLFILFPGEWHRYRPDAETGWDEHWVEFDGEQARRIMSHTGFTPRKPVIQVGEDDELLRLFLEIAEATETQPYGFEHVIAAKTSQIVACALADLRRGEFADRENEKLIRRARAYLIEHMDTPVDYRELACMLGLSYSAFRRLFKQFTGLPPGRYQRALRIRRAGDMLRRTRLPIGEIAERLGFESIYYFSRVFKKETGRAPSECRE
- a CDS encoding transposase; this encodes MSDNSVLEALGQVEPSAAGDVFRDWLRGEMRTLIADILAEEVTELCGPAYKPAGDRGCRRAGGTRVGLRIDGIDEEIRKPRVRRHEADTSKEVRLKSYDAVNRADDLRDRILRATAAGVSSRDQKTLYPDSAPGRSRVSRAWIVEGRQRIQKLRDRDLKSERFFCMLLDGIVLSEDLSAIVGLGITLDGRKVMLDFEIGAQESTEVCDALLDRSRSHYGRIPTADGVAAVPPESISDAFSGTGRVGCHPDRKG